CACACGAGTTCGTGAGAAGCGCTGTTTGAGCACCTGCATAGCGAGCGAGAGCAGAGCGTTTTGTGGTTCGGAAACCAGGATATGGACGTGTGTGGGCATCACCACGTAGCCGATCACGTGGAATTGGTACTTGCGCCTCGTTTCTTCGAGAATGCGAAGGAAGGTGTCACGCGGCTCTGGGGTACCAAAGATCGGGCGTTTCCTGAAGCAGTTCACATTGATGGCGTGGAGGTCTCCGGTGTCGTGATAACGGCGGAGGCCCGTGGGCATGGCGTCAGTATATTTCGTTGTTAGTTAGTGTGATCGTCGTGAAAGAGATGGACGCCGATCGAAGAGAAAAACGGTCGTTTGCTGCCGCAAACGATACCCCACCCTTTCACGATGAGACTGTGAAAGGATGGGCCACACAGCCTTAAGCCCGTCGAGACGAAGTCGAATCGAGGGCACCGGAGGTGAGGCGCTAATGGGCGATTAGGAGATGTTATCGGCGTGAGGTTGATTTTGCGGGGGTGTCGACGTATGCTTGGAATTGTGCAAATGATGTGCATGTGCGCGTGTTGTCTTAGCCTCAGGGCTGAAGCGACGGCGTGCGTGTCGGAAGCATAAGCGCAAACCCATAAGCTTCAACCCCTGAGGTCCCACGACAAAGTTCGTGGGCTTTCGTTTTAACCGGGAGATTTTACGTGAGCGATACGAGTGTTTTGGAGCCTGCGGCCGGAGCAGCGCCAGTGAAAGAGGCTGCACCAGTGAAGGAAACAAAGGCCCAGAAGGCCGAGCGGCTGAAGCGCGAGAAAAATCCGTGGGATGCGTGGGATGAGGTGCGGGAGTTTGCGCGGCTCGGGCACAGCAGTATCCCGGCCGATTGGGCGATGTACTTCCGGTGGTGGGGGATTTATTCGCAGGGCGATGGCCTGGGCGTGACTGGCGGAACGGGCGGCGAGGGCAAGGCGACGGAGTTCTTCATGCAGCGGATTGGGCTGCCGAATGGATTGCTGACGTCGCGGCAACTGCGCGGGATTGCGGATATTACGGCGAAGTATGCGCGGGGGATCGGCGATGTGACGACGCGGCAGAATATTCAGCTGCATTGGCTGACGATTCAGTCGCTGCCGGTGGTGGCGGAGGAGCTGGAGAAGATTGGGCTGTCGTCGAAGGGCGCTTGCGGCGATGTGGTGAGGAATGTCACGGGGTGCCCGCTGGCGGGGCTGGATGGGCATGAGCTGATTGATTCGTCGCCGCTGGCGGTGGAGATTGCGCAGAAGCTGACGGGGAACTCGGAGTTTTATAACCTGCCGAGGAAGTTCAAGATTTCGGTGAGCGGATGCCCGGTGTGGTGCTCGTTCCCGGAGATTAATGATGTGTCGCTGACGGCGCTGAAGCGTGTGAAGGATGGCCGCGAGGAGATTGGCTATAGCTTGCGCGTGGGTGGCGGCTTGTCGAACCAACCGCATCTCGCGGTGCGGTTGCCGGCGTTCATTCCGCAGGATAAGGCGTTCGATGCGGTGAAGGCGGTGCTGGAGGTGTTTCGCGACTCGGATGTGCTGCGCGAGAGCAGAACAGCAGCGCGGATCAAGTATCTGTTCATGAAGAACGGGTGGACTGCAGAGCAGATGCTGGAGGCGGTCGAGGCGCGGCTGGGGTACAAGTTCGACTATGCGGAAGAGGGGCCGGTTGCGGAGGATATCTATCGCGATCATGTGGGCGTGCATCGGCAGAAGCAGGATGGGCTGAGCTATGTGGGCGCGACGATTCTGAATGGGCGGCTGACCGCTGACCAGATGTTTGCGCTGGCGGAGTTGAGCGAGCGGTTTGGCGATGGGCATCTGCGCACGACGATTGGGCAGAACATTTTGATTGTGAATGTGCCGAACGCGAAGACGCAGGAGCTGGTGAAGGAGATCACGGGGTTGGGGCTGGAGGTTCAGCCGACGGTGTTCTTCCGTGGCGCGGTGGCGTGCACAGGAACGGAGTTTTGCAAGCTGGCGATTGCGGAGACGAAGGGCTTCAACAAG
This Acidobacteriaceae bacterium DNA region includes the following protein-coding sequences:
- a CDS encoding transposase gives rise to the protein MPTGLRRYHDTGDLHAINVNCFRKRPIFGTPEPRDTFLRILEETRRKYQFHVIGYVVMPTHVHILVSEPQNALLSLAMQVLKQRFSRTRVLEKDVWEQRYYDFNVFSSHKLAEKLDYIHMNPVTAGLVRAPADWQWSSYRAHFLSEPGPVSVTSL
- the cobG gene encoding precorrin-3B synthase is translated as MSDTSVLEPAAGAAPVKEAAPVKETKAQKAERLKREKNPWDAWDEVREFARLGHSSIPADWAMYFRWWGIYSQGDGLGVTGGTGGEGKATEFFMQRIGLPNGLLTSRQLRGIADITAKYARGIGDVTTRQNIQLHWLTIQSLPVVAEELEKIGLSSKGACGDVVRNVTGCPLAGLDGHELIDSSPLAVEIAQKLTGNSEFYNLPRKFKISVSGCPVWCSFPEINDVSLTALKRVKDGREEIGYSLRVGGGLSNQPHLAVRLPAFIPQDKAFDAVKAVLEVFRDSDVLRESRTAARIKYLFMKNGWTAEQMLEAVEARLGYKFDYAEEGPVAEDIYRDHVGVHRQKQDGLSYVGATILNGRLTADQMFALAELSERFGDGHLRTTIGQNILIVNVPNAKTQELVKEITGLGLEVQPTVFFRGAVACTGTEFCKLAIAETKGFNKWLVSELEERVPEFDQQIRLHVTGCTNSCGQSWIADIGLEGKKIKKDGKMVDAFYVCVGGAVGEYAGIARQIGYRAAAEDCPEAIERLLRGYLAKRKQGESLRGYFRRSTDAELREDLAGGEFPPVQRDPAPGRVPANVG